The proteins below are encoded in one region of Triticum aestivum cultivar Chinese Spring chromosome 1B, IWGSC CS RefSeq v2.1, whole genome shotgun sequence:
- the LOC123085315 gene encoding uncharacterized protein isoform X1, with protein sequence MPSRLLRRHQGSSDAIKSEEDEAQPWRVARGSRTANPCLLSSTCWGLRAAYMKKQEQSKCRIPWVVVVPVGSLVLWSVCKIVYAFLAAWTVSKVDHRQAKVLCGYLHDQGRNLYLKYALGILQAEVFVILCAVSMRTTRVT encoded by the exons ATGCCATCAAGGCTCCTCCGACGCCATCAAGGCTCCTCCGACGCCATCAAG AGTGAGGAGGACGAGGCCCAGCCATGGAGAGTGGCCAGAGGATCAAGGACGGCCAACCCTTGCCTCCTCTCCAGCACGTGTTGGGGATTACGAGCGGCGTACATG AAGAAGCAGGAGCAAAGCAAATGCAGGATTCCATG GGTCGTTGTGGTGCCTGTTGGGTCTTTGGTGTTGTGGAGTGTCTGCAAGATCGTCTATGCATTCCTCGCGGCATG GACCGTTAGTAAGGTTGATCATCGGCAAGCGAAAGTGCTTTGTGGATACTTGCACGACCAAGGAAGGAATTTGTATTTGAAGTATgcacttgggatattgcaag CTGAAGTCTTTGTCATTCTATGTGCAGTGTCAATGCGAACTACCAGAGTCACATGA
- the LOC123085315 gene encoding uncharacterized protein isoform X2 produces MPSRLLRRHQGSSDAIKSEEDEAQPWRVARGSRTANPCLLSSTCWGLRAAYMKKQEQSKCRIPWVVVVPVGSLVLWSVCKIVYAFLAAWTVSKVDHRQAKVLCGYLHDQGRNLYLKYALGILQVSMRTTRVT; encoded by the exons ATGCCATCAAGGCTCCTCCGACGCCATCAAGGCTCCTCCGACGCCATCAAG AGTGAGGAGGACGAGGCCCAGCCATGGAGAGTGGCCAGAGGATCAAGGACGGCCAACCCTTGCCTCCTCTCCAGCACGTGTTGGGGATTACGAGCGGCGTACATG AAGAAGCAGGAGCAAAGCAAATGCAGGATTCCATG GGTCGTTGTGGTGCCTGTTGGGTCTTTGGTGTTGTGGAGTGTCTGCAAGATCGTCTATGCATTCCTCGCGGCATG GACCGTTAGTAAGGTTGATCATCGGCAAGCGAAAGTGCTTTGTGGATACTTGCACGACCAAGGAAGGAATTTGTATTTGAAGTATgcacttgggatattgcaag TGTCAATGCGAACTACCAGAGTCACATGA